A part of Podarcis muralis chromosome 13, rPodMur119.hap1.1, whole genome shotgun sequence genomic DNA contains:
- the LOC114583514 gene encoding olfactory receptor 6X1-like produces MENQTVVVEFILLGFPSIQKVRILVFVSVLVIYTLTVTGNIVIVATVVHDTTLHKPMYFFLGNLSFLGIIYVTATIPKLLANLLSIKKSISLAGCKAQAFSHFFLGATEFFLLTAMAYDRYMAICHPLHYHAIMSSKVCVQLACGSWLGGLMTVLVQTILVFRLPFCGPNIINHFYCDVGPLLKLACTDTRPIEWIVFIVATIVVFCNSLMTVVSYIFIISTVMRIPSASGRQKAFSTCIAHLMVVIMLYGAIIFIYVRPSGHASLGWNKLVSLLNTLVTPLLNPFIYTLRNKEVKDALKKGFTRNKVFEDNKW; encoded by the coding sequence ATGGAAAACCAAACAGTTGTGGTCGAGTTTATTttactgggcttccccagcatcCAAAAGGTGCGAATTCTAGTGTTTGTGAGTGTCTTGGTGATCTACACCTTGACTGTCACTGGGAATATTGTCATCGTGGCCACTGTAGTCCATGACACCACTCTACATAAGCCAATGTACTTCTTCCTTGGAAACCTTTCATTCTTAGGAATCATCTATGTGACCGCGACCATACCCAAACTGCTGGCCAACTTACTTTCAATCAAGAAATCAATCAGCCTAGCTGGTTGCAAAGCTCAAGCATTCTCCCATTTTTTCCTGGGGGCCACCGAATTCTTCCTTCTCACCGCCATGGCGTATGATCGCTACATGGCTATTTGCCACCCTCTCCACTACCATGCCATCATGAGCAGTAAGGTTTGTGTTCAGCTGGCTTGTGGCTCTTGGCTCGGTGGCTTGATGACGGTCTTGGTGCAGACGATTCTAGTGTTCCGCCTGCCTTTCTGTGGCCCCAATATCATCAATCACTTCTACTGCGACGTTGGACCATTGCTGAAGCTGGCTTGCACTGACACTCGCCCCATAGAGTGGATCGTCTTCATCGTGGCCACCATTGTGGTCTTCTGCAATTCCCTGATGACGGTGGTTTCGTACATCTTCATCATCTCCACCGTGATGAGAATCCCGTCAGCCTCTGGGAGGCAGAAAGCTTTCTCCACTTGCATTGCTCACTTGATGGTTGTCATCATGCTGTATGGGGCAATCATCTTTATCTACGTCAGGCCAAGCGGACATGCCTCTTTGGGTTGGAACAAGCTGGTATCCCTCCTAAACACCCTAGTCACTCCACTGCTGAACCCTTTCATATATACACTCAGGAACAAGGAAGTGAAAGATGCCCTGAAAAAGGGATTCACCAGGAATAAAGTATTTGAGGACAACAAATGGTAA